The Prunus dulcis chromosome 5, ALMONDv2, whole genome shotgun sequence genomic sequence tgttgacaACGGCCACTTGTTTCTGCACAATTTTCTATACTCATTTTCAAAAGCCTGTCTTTCTCTCTGCTCataatttataggaaaaagcaatctctctctctcttcgtgCTTCAAAATATTATTAGTTTACTCATGATGGAAGTCCCCACTTTCACCACAGCTTGCAACTCACTCTACCCACTGTTGCCATCATAGTTTTGCACTTCcactactctctctctctctctcaaaggtTGAACATTTGAGTGCACTGTGCAGTGAAGTGGCTGAGCTCAGGAATAGCccatttcaaagaaaatgaagaagggtattttggtttgggttttttCTGTGATTTCAGTGGCAATCATCTACTCCCATTGCTCTCTTGCTCTCAGCCAAGATGGTAAGCAAACcttctactttcttttttgggcttTTCTGTTCCAaggtctcttttttttttttttttttttttggattttctgAACTATTTGTTGCTGTGGAGTGGAGGCATTGGGTTAAAGTTttcatcttttctttgttcatgaTGGCAATTTGTTTTAGTAGTCAATTAGTTAAATTTTGTTGAGCTGGGGATTCTGATTTTCTTTGGTCATTAGTggaaaacatataaaaatcaaatctttATTGGGTTTACATTCCTTCTTCTGCATTTTCTCAAGTATCTTATTTGGGGTCCATATATtaatcttgttttttttaatatttttgctcCAGGCTTCACATTGCTGGAAATCAAAAGCACTTTGAATGACAGTAAGAACATGCTCAGTGACTGGCAACCTTCTGATGATTCACCATGTAAATGGACTGGTATTTCTTGCCATCCTCAGGACTTGAGAGTCAGCTCTATGTACGGCAAACCCATATTTCAGTtcaacagttttttttttaataaaaaaattatttaatctACTTATACTTGAAACTGCtttcatatattttgtattGGGTTTTGCAGAAACCTACCTTATATGCAACTAGGAGGGACTATATCTCCCAGCATTGGCAAACTCAGTAGATTACAAAGACTGTGAGTTCAAATACTGGATAACCACCTTTTACATAGCCCCAATTTCTGATAAACCAGCTGAGATGTTCTcccattttgattttcttctattattctttttcaatGTGAACCAGGGCACTTCACCAGAACAGCTTACATGGATCCATTCCTAATGAAATTACCAATTGTCCTGAGCTTAGGGCTCTGTAAGTGGAAAcgtttccttctcttttctttatcTCCTTTGAGTTCCCatctatttatattatatgtcaCTAGAATTGAGCATTGCGTTCCCCTTTTCTTCTACCTGTTAGGTACTTGAGGGCTAATTATCTCCAAGGAGGTATACCATCAGCTATTGGAAACCTTTCTCATCTCACAATACTGTAAGACTTTCGTCTTTGTCTTATCCTTTTTGGTTTACTGAGTCTTTGTTGCATGCTTAATTATCAACCGCTTGTATTGGGAAGTTGGTTATTATATTTGCACCATAGCACTTAAGAGTTAACTAACTTATTAAGGCTTTTTACTCCTGTTTGATGAACTTTGAAATGAAATTGTAGGGATTTATCGAGCAATTTATTAAAGGGTGCCATACCTTCATCTATTGGACGCCTCGCACAATTGCACTCTCTGTAAGCCCCTATTATAATTAACTACCCATTGGCATTTTAATAGTATTAGTTATGCCACAATTCTCCAATTGGATGGTGTTTCAAATAACATAATTGCTTCTATATGTCTTAGGAACTTGTCCACTAACTTCTTCTCCGGGGAAATCCCAGATTTTGGAGTTCTAAGCACTTTTGGGAACAAGTCGTAAGTACTCATACCCTCATCCAATCTGTCATTCAATAAACTTGTGTTGCATATGCTCGTGTTTTACAGATGTACATGTTGGTTATAGTTCTGTGCTTTTAAGTAAGATATAGGCATGCGTTTGTCAGCCAATTGCTCATTTAGTGAAGCATTTGGTGCAGAATGTTTAATTGTTCATCCCCCTTGATCATGTTCTGAAATTTCCTTGAATTGCGTAGGTTTATTGGCAACCTAGATCTTTGTGGCCAACAAGTGCACAAGCCCTGCCACACCTCACTGGGATTCCCTGCAGTGCTACCACATGCTGAAAGTGATGAAGCAGCAGGCAAGTTTTTCGAACCCTTTTTATCAGTTTTTATAGTTGAATGACAAACTTTCAAAGTAAAGATGTTCTGTAATTTTGTCAATCACTTTGAACCAAGCTCATATGTAGCAAGTAGTAACGTGCTTATGCTAATTCTTTCATGGTGAATGTTGCAGTGCCTACTAAACGATCTTCTCATTACATCAAAGGTATGCTTATTGGTGCAATGTCCGCCATGGGCTTTGCACTTTTCATTCTCCTTACTTTCCTTTGGGTTCGGTTACTATCGAAAAAGGAAAGAGTGGCTAAGAAGTATACAGAGGTCAAAAAACAAGTAACTCAAGAAGCAAGTAAGCTGGATGCTATGTGAACTTTTGACACTTTCTAATCTAAATTTTGTGAAGGTTGCTgataaattttgaactttcGACAGACACAAAACTCATCACTTTCCATGGAGATATGCCTTACCCCTCATGTGAAATCATTGAAAAGCTAGAGTCACTTGATGAAGAGGATGTTGTAGGATCAGGAGGATTTGGCACGGTATACCGAATGGTCATGAATGATTGTGGAACATTTGCAGTTAAAAGAATTGATAGAAGTCGGGAAGGATGTGATCAAGTTTTTGAGAGGGAGTTAGAGATCTTGGGCAGTATTAAGCACATAAATCTAGTTAACCTGCGAGGCTACTGCAGGCTTCCGACTTCAAAGCTTCTTATATATGATTATCTAGCTATGGGAAGTTTAGATGGTTTCTTGCATGGTAAGTACCACCTGTCAGAATGTACTAAAACTGAGTGCTTTTTTGGGCGAGACTTGAATTGAATGCTCATTTGAATGCATTTATCTCCTTCAGAACAAGGGCTGGAAGAGCGACCTTTGAACTGGAATGCTCGTTTAAGAATAGCTCTGGGTTCTGCCAGAGGGATAGCATACCTGCACCATGATTGCTCTCCGAAGATAGTACATCGTGACATAAAATCCAGCAACATTCTTCTAGATGAAAACTTGGAGCCCCGAGTGTCTGACTTTGGTCTTGCAAAGCTTTTGGTTGATGAAGATGCCCATGTCACAACGGTGGTGGCTGGCACTTTTGGCTATCTGGCTCCAGGTCTGTGTCTTGTCATATAATATGCTATGCATTTTTGTAACCCTTTTTTGGCTGTAAAGTATGTGGTAGAGCCAGATTATGGTTATTGAGTGCTGAATGAATACTCATGCCCAAATACCACTTGATGCAATTATCAGAGATGTTTatgactttgtttttgttcattgCAGAGTATTTGCAAAGTGGGAGAGCCACACAGAAGTCAGATGTATATAGCTTTGGAGTTCTTTTGCTAGAGCTTGTGACTGGAAAGAGACCTACCGATCCGACATTTGTAAAACGGGGCTTAAATGTTGTTGGCTGGGTAAGATCATTCACAATTATTTTCAGACAGGCGCATTCATTTCTTGTAAGATGACCATGATAATATTCCGGATATTGATCTTCATTAATTTGCAGATGAACACCCTATTGAGAGAAAACCGATTGCATGATTTAGTTGATAAAAGGTGCACAGATGCAGATTCTGAAACTGTGGAAGCAATTCTTGAAATAGCGGCAAGGTGTACAGATGCAAACCCGGATGATCGACCATCAATGAACCAGGTATTGCAGCTGCTAGAGCAAGAGGTCATGTCGCCTTGCCCAAGTGATTTCTATGAGTCCCATTCTGATCACTGTTGATTAATGGCAAAAGGCAAAGGCCTAGTGACTGCAAACAGGGTTTCTACAAGCCCATTCAGATCACCTTGCTTATTCATTTTCTCTATAATTGTGTTGTCTTAGCCCCTCTCTAGGGGGcatgtaaattatataatatgtatCTCTGCATGGttaattttcttcatttttcatgCACATGTAAGCGAAAACCAACTATGCAAAGAGCTAGAAGCTTGGCAATGATCTAGAGTATGTTTGCTCACCTGCTGATTTAcatggttttcttttaattttcaattatttatttgtttttggttgttggatgctttgattaaaaaaagcCCAACAAGGATCTGCGCTTCGGCCTCCATAGCACCAAACGAACAAAACCAACTGCAGAAAAACCAGGGCCCAATAGGCTAGGCAAACGACAAGACAACCATAGAGAGCAGAATAACATAAAGAATAAAGAATGACACACgaaaagcaaagcaaacaTACATGCACAGACCATATGCATTCAGCTAAAAGACAGAAGCAcaggagaaattatagagtTGTAAGTACTTTATCACAACGTGGTCAACGGTATCACTCTATAATTTCTTACAACTTAAAGGAAGTACTACTAAGTTGACCACATGGTGAAGAATGAAGACAAGAAGGTGGTTAGGATGTCTTGATCTTCACAAGTTAATTTGGTAAACTATGCATTTTCATAATAAcacctaaaaaaatattaacaaactAATATTAATATTGCCAACTTTCactttaaaaaagaagaaagctaTGTATTATTTATCAGTGTTTGTCACTGGACACTGAGAGCTTTGTTCTAGTGTATGTTTTGTTTACTTTGCATGTCATCTGCTGCAATTACAACTTTCTCAACGAAAATGGAGGACCCCACACTCAACGCCGTCGCACAAGTTACCCACAAGAAGCTTCAAGGCAAGGTGGCAATCGTCACCGGCGGCGCCAGCGGCATCGGCGAAGCCACAGCTCGCAAATTCGCCTTGCACGGCGCACGAGCCGTGGTGATTGCCGACGTCCAGGACGACAAAGGCCAAAACGTCGCTGCTTCGATCGGCGGCCCCGACCGCTCCACGTACATCCACTGCGACGTGACTGACGAGGAGCAAGTCAGGGGCTTGGTGGAATCGACGGTCAGGATCTACGGCCGCCTCGACATCATGTTCAGCAACGCGGGGATCGGCAGCGCCTCCCAGCAGACTGTTCTGGACTTCGACCTGGCCTCGTACGACAAGCTCATGGCGGTCAATGTACGTGGGATGGCGGCGTGTGTGAAGCACGCCGCCAGGGCGATGGTGGAGGGGCGCGTGAGGGGGAGCATCGTGTGCACGGCGAGCATTTCGGCGAGCATGGGGGGGTCTATATTCACGGACTACACCATGTCGAAGCACGCGGTGTTGGGACTGGTGAGGTCGGCGAGCGTGCAGCTTGGAGCGCACGGGGTACGAGTCAACAGCGTGTCCCCGGGACCGGTGGCGACGCCGCTGCTTTGCACGCTATTTAAGGTGGAGGCGGAGGAGTTGGAGAAGATGTTGGAGTCGCAAATGGGGTTGAAAGCGCCGGTGGCGGGGAAGATGATGTCGGTGGAGAGTGTGGCGGACTGCGTGGTGTTCTTGGCTTCGGACGAGGCTGAATTTGTGACTGGCCATAATTTGGTAGTGGATGGTGGGTTTAAGACCTAGAGATAGAGATACATAATAAGTGTTGTATGATAGTATCAAATTATCTTAtctcagaaaaaaaaaaaaaaaaaaattcaattatgaTGAAGTTGTCTTCATAGTATTAGTTTCTCTGTTGAGTTGATTGATTCAAACAAGCTCTTGGAAGTTTTTACTACATGATTTTGTTGTATGCCATTAAAATACAGGAAGTTAGAGATTTTTGGTTTGCATTACACAAGAAATGGGATGAGACCCAACTCCCAATGGACCCCAGTCTAAATaattccaattttttaaatgttggAAATTCAAACTCATCACAAGGAcacaaaagcactgaaatcatgCCTAATTTGCATGTAATTACATGCTTTTTAAAACTTACTTTGTGATTTTGTATCccattaaagaaacaaaaggctGTGGACTTGTGGTTGCAACTTGCATGCATGACAAAAGAAATGGGACCCAAAATATCATCCGTATATTTATACTTCAATTGGAAGAAGGGTAGCTGCTACTTAGCTACGCTCAGTCGTTAAAATGAGCACATTGAGGGATAacaaattgcaaggcaaaataGCCATCATAACCGGCGGCGCAAGCGGCATCGGCGAGGCCACCGCCCGCCTCTTCGCCAATCATGGCGCGGCCGTGGTGGTGATCGCTGACATCCAAGATGAATTGGGCCGTCAGGTAGCCGAATCCATCGGCACACATCGATGTACCTACGTGCACTGTGATGTGTCCGATGAAGATCAAGTGAAGACCATGGTGGAACAAACGGTGCACAAATATGGGCACTTGGACATCATGTTTAGCAACGCTGGGATTTTGAGTAGCCCCGATCAGACTGTTCTTGACCTTGACTTTTCAGCCTTCGACCGTTTGTTCGACGTGAACGTGCGTGGCATGGCCTTGTGTGTCAAACATGCAGCGCGTGTTATGCTAGAGAGGCGCGTGAAAGGAAGCATTGTGTGCACGGCGAGCGTGGCTGCTAACCACGGCATGGCGATTCGCACCGACTACTGCATGTCGAAGCACGCGGTGCTCGGGTTGGTCCGGTCAGCAAGCGTGCAGCTCGGGGTGGACGGGATTAGGGTTAATTGCGTGTCGCCGACTGCGTTGGCGACGCCGTTGACGTGCCGCGCGGCTGGGAAGGGAGTG encodes the following:
- the LOC117627687 gene encoding LRR receptor-like serine/threonine-protein kinase FEI 2 isoform X1, with the translated sequence MKKGILVWVFSVISVAIIYSHCSLALSQDGFTLLEIKSTLNDSKNMLSDWQPSDDSPCKWTGISCHPQDLRVSSINLPYMQLGGTISPSIGKLSRLQRLALHQNSLHGSIPNEITNCPELRALYLRANYLQGGIPSAIGNLSHLTILDLSSNLLKGAIPSSIGRLAQLHSLNLSTNFFSGEIPDFGVLSTFGNKSFIGNLDLCGQQVHKPCHTSLGFPAVLPHAESDEAAVPTKRSSHYIKGMLIGAMSAMGFALFILLTFLWVRLLSKKERVAKKYTEVKKQVTQEANTKLITFHGDMPYPSCEIIEKLESLDEEDVVGSGGFGTVYRMVMNDCGTFAVKRIDRSREGCDQVFERELEILGSIKHINLVNLRGYCRLPTSKLLIYDYLAMGSLDGFLHEQGLEERPLNWNARLRIALGSARGIAYLHHDCSPKIVHRDIKSSNILLDENLEPRVSDFGLAKLLVDEDAHVTTVVAGTFGYLAPEYLQSGRATQKSDVYSFGVLLLELVTGKRPTDPTFVKRGLNVVGWMNTLLRENRLHDLVDKRCTDADSETVEAILEIAARCTDANPDDRPSMNQVLQLLEQEVMSPCPSDFYESHSDHC
- the LOC117628435 gene encoding (-)-isopiperitenol/(-)-carveol dehydrogenase, mitochondrial-like, yielding MFCLLCMSSAAITTFSTKMEDPTLNAVAQVTHKKLQGKVAIVTGGASGIGEATARKFALHGARAVVIADVQDDKGQNVAASIGGPDRSTYIHCDVTDEEQVRGLVESTVRIYGRLDIMFSNAGIGSASQQTVLDFDLASYDKLMAVNVRGMAACVKHAARAMVEGRVRGSIVCTASISASMGGSIFTDYTMSKHAVLGLVRSASVQLGAHGVRVNSVSPGPVATPLLCTLFKVEAEELEKMLESQMGLKAPVAGKMMSVESVADCVVFLASDEAEFVTGHNLVVDGGFKT
- the LOC117627687 gene encoding LRR receptor-like serine/threonine-protein kinase FEI 1 isoform X2 — translated: MKKGILVWVFSVISVAIIYSHCSLALSQDGFTLLEIKSTLNDSKNMLSDWQPSDDSPCKWTGISCHPQDLRVSSINLPYMQLGGTISPSIGKLSRLQRLALHQNSLHGSIPNEITNCPELRALYLRANYLQGGIPSAIGNLSHLTILDLSSNLLKGAIPSSIGRLAQLHSLNLSTNFFSGEIPDFGVLSTFGNKSFIGNLDLCGQQVHKPCHTSLGFPAVLPHAESDEAAVPTKRSSHYIKDTKLITFHGDMPYPSCEIIEKLESLDEEDVVGSGGFGTVYRMVMNDCGTFAVKRIDRSREGCDQVFERELEILGSIKHINLVNLRGYCRLPTSKLLIYDYLAMGSLDGFLHEQGLEERPLNWNARLRIALGSARGIAYLHHDCSPKIVHRDIKSSNILLDENLEPRVSDFGLAKLLVDEDAHVTTVVAGTFGYLAPEYLQSGRATQKSDVYSFGVLLLELVTGKRPTDPTFVKRGLNVVGWMNTLLRENRLHDLVDKRCTDADSETVEAILEIAARCTDANPDDRPSMNQVLQLLEQEVMSPCPSDFYESHSDHC
- the LOC117627217 gene encoding (-)-isopiperitenol/(-)-carveol dehydrogenase, mitochondrial-like, producing the protein MSTLRDNKLQGKIAIITGGASGIGEATARLFANHGAAVVVIADIQDELGRQVAESIGTHRCTYVHCDVSDEDQVKTMVEQTVHKYGHLDIMFSNAGILSSPDQTVLDLDFSAFDRLFDVNVRGMALCVKHAARVMLERRVKGSIVCTASVAANHGMAIRTDYCMSKHAVLGLVRSASVQLGVDGIRVNCVSPTALATPLTCRAAGKGVEEVEKEYEKFARLKGIVLKAGHVADAVLYLASGESEFVTGHDLVVDGGFFRQ